The window ACTCGGTGGGGCCGAAGGTTACAAACTGTTCGCATGTGGCCAACTAATCCCCGGTAGCAAAATCGGCCGAACGCGCATCCTCTCGATTTCCAGGACGGACCGCCGGCTTTTCCAGGGTTGCCCTCGGCCATCACATCGTCTTCTTGGTTTCGGGATTAGAGGGTCAAGGGTGTTCCACTGTTCGTCTGTCAGGTCGCGTGTATGTCGCATTCTTGTGTTGATGCCGTGTGGCACTCCTGCATAGCGGTTGGTCGGCAAACGTTCGCAAAATTACTTCCGGATTGCAGACTAACCATCCTGAATGTTTGCACGTGTGTGCAAGTTGTTTCGGGAATCGTGTTTGCGATACCACCTCAGCCTCGACCACCGCTGGTCCGCCGAGCGACTTGTGTGGCGAGCGGCAGGTCGAGCGGCGGCTCGGTGGCGCGTGCGCAGCCATCGCGGCCCGCCGCGCGCGGTAACAACTGCGGTGTAGAGCGGTTTCATGCGGTGTTCTCCTGGGTCAATTCGAAAATGTATTTGGTGTCGCATCGCTCCTCGGGCGTAGACGCGCGCTCTTGGCAAGGCCGGGGTCGCTGAGCCTCTAATCATCCAGCCTGCCCATGGTCAGGTTGACGGTAGTTCCCGTCATCGCGCTCGCCTTGTCGGACGCCATGAAAGCCGCCACGTTTGACATCTCCTCAAGCGTCATGAGCCGCTTCCCGTGGGTCGTGCTTGCGAGCATCTGTTGCCACTGTTCCCAGATCATTCCTGATGCCTTGGCGCGAGGCTCGAAGGCGTCCTTGATCGTGCGTGTCTCCAGCATGGCCTGTGGTCGCAGACCGACCACGCGAATGCCGTGAGGAGCGAGCTCGGCAGATAGATCTCGAGTGAGTGCCTCCGTGGCGGCCTGCGCCGGACCGTAGCCTCCCACCAAGGGGAGGCCCTCCCGCGAGTGGATTGCGGTGACGGTCATGATCCCCCCCGATTTGTTCGCGATCATCCGCCGGGCTGCCAAGCGTGCGGTCAGGAAGTACGACGTAACGCCGCTCGTGATCGGCAGGGAGAAGTGCTCGAGATCCAGCTCGGCCAGAGGCACACCCAGAATCCTCGCATTCGGGATCCCGACGGCGTTGAACGAGATATCGACGCGGCGCGCCTTATCGATTACGGACTGTAGATGCTTGTCGATAGCTTTCTCGTCGAGAGCATCGACCTCAGCTGCCTCGGCGAATCCGCCTGCGGAAACGATGTCCTTGGCGACCGCTTCGACCGGCGCCCGGTGGCGCCCGGTGAGAAAAACCTTGGCGCCCTCGCGCTCAAAAGCGCGTGCGACAGCACCGCCGATCCCACCGCCGGCTCCGTAGATCACCGCAATCTTGTCCTTGAGGATCATATCTGGCTCCCTCTGTACGCGGGATGCTCACACCCGCCCAACATGACATCCATCGACGTCCCGATCGTCAGAGCCGTCGATGATGTAGACACCGCGATGTCGGGAAAATGGGCGCCCAACCAACTGCCCAGTTCGCCCCGCGGCCGGTGTCTACTGGTAAATGTCCAATCATAATGGAAACCTACAAGACAACTGTAGGATTCGATTGTAGTTGGCCATTTATCCGGGGATAGTTGGCCATTTCGGGCCTCGCCACCCCTCGGACGATCGGGATAGTTGGCCATTTCCGATAGGGGGCTGATTCGCCCCCAAAGGACGAACGCGCGTGCGACGTTGAGGTAGTAGAAACACCCTTGGCTAAGACCTTTATTTCGGAAGTGAGACTACCGTGACTTTCACAGGCGGCGGATCCTTCGCACCGTCGTCAAGCCATTGGTTGCAAGCACTGGGGCTGCCGAATGGCCCTCAGCCGACCTCAATACATACGCTGGCCATGTTTCGCCCGGTTGCCGTTCTGTAGAATCAAAGTTGACCCTGTAGGCTTCGCATGTGCCTCCGGGGAATCGGAATTGTACCTGACCACCGATGCATGTCATTGCAAGGTTACGGGCCGCCAAAATTATGTCCTCGACATCCGCCATCAGCCACGCTTGTTCTCCGCCAGCTGTTGAAGCCTTGGACCGTAGGTCTTCAGGTAATGAATGCTTTTCCATGGGTCAACGTAACGGCTCAGCGTTCAACCGAAAGCGCCCGAGTTTCCTGTTACGAATTCGGGGTCTACCGTCACGTGCGGTTTGGCGGCTGCAACGTTTCGTTAGGCGTCCGTGTGCCCTGGCACCCGTAGGACGACATGCGTGGCTTTCTCCGACGCTACGAATTCAACGCATTCGTATCCCAGAGCCCGCAAGTCAACCCCTTCGAACAGCGGTTCCCC of the bacterium genome contains:
- a CDS encoding SDR family oxidoreductase, encoding MILKDKIAVIYGAGGGIGGAVARAFEREGAKVFLTGRHRAPVEAVAKDIVSAGGFAEAAEVDALDEKAIDKHLQSVIDKARRVDISFNAVGIPNARILGVPLAELDLEHFSLPITSGVTSYFLTARLAARRMIANKSGGIMTVTAIHSREGLPLVGGYGPAQAATEALTRDLSAELAPHGIRVVGLRPQAMLETRTIKDAFEPRAKASGMIWEQWQQMLASTTHGKRLMTLEEMSNVAAFMASDKASAMTGTTVNLTMGRLDD